The genomic window CCTTTTTTGCAACCGCACCGTCTCCGACTGCTGCCCCGACTTCTGGGAGTACTGCCTGGGCATCCCGGCCCCCTTCCCTAAAGCGCCAGGTGAGACGgaccccccccagccccccccttcctcccccccccgcGGGGCGGCGGCAGAGCGGTGCGCGGCTGCGGGATGCGCGTGTCCGGACGGCGGTGGAGCGCGACTGCGGGAACTCGTGGGAGCTGCGGAGCCGCTCTCCGTGGGGCAGAACGGGGCCGGGTGCCGCCCGGGTCGTGTCTGGGGCAGGGGCACGCCGTCCCCGACTTCACCCCACGGGCAGCGGGGGCGggatgggagggagggggggaacCGGGGCGGCCCCCCCCGTTCGGCACAAGGCGCTCTCAGAAGTCCCCGCAGAGCGGAGCCAGCTCCGGGTATCAGTGGCCCCTTTATCCCGTCCCAGCCCTGTAGTTAACCCTCCCCGtgccctcctctctccctcccaggCTGCGCTCGCTCCGGTCGCATCTATCCCAGCGGGGCCACGTTCCGGGACAACTGCAACCTGTGGTGAGTGCCCCTGTGCTGCACCGGCCCCGCGGCGTGGGCACCCCGACCCCCAACCCTGACCGGGGCCGTGCTGGGTGGCGGGGGCCGGGGCCGGCCGCCTTTGCTGTGCCGTATTTGGGGTTTTTGTGCCCGCACCCAGCTTGCCCCGGCTTGATGGGCCGCGCATGCCCCATCCTGCTCCAGGTGGGGATCCGGCTCAGCGCTGCGTGCCGGCAGCTCGCAGTTTGCACCGGGGTTATCTCTGGCCCGGCCCTGCAGGCACGCTGGGGTGGGCAGCGTGGAGCTGCAGCCGAGGAGCAGCCCCGCAGACCTGCACTGGGGATGGGGGGCAAATCCAATGCTCACTCTGGAGCCGCGCACCAGGGCGTGTGCATGCACGTGTGCGCCTGCACGTGTGCGCCTGCGTGCCCGAGCAGCCCCATGCAGCgctgcaggctgagcacagccctcccTGAGCCACCCGCCGCCCCTCTGGGCACGTGGGAGTGGGGGGCACTGAGGCCCCCCCCGTGCTCGGAGGAGCAGTGTCTGTGCTGGGAATGCATCCCCGCTGCGCCCCAAATCTTCTTCCCCCGTACTTGGAATGCAGAGAGCAATTCTTGCTGCACTTTGCCCCGACCTGGGGCGGTTGTATGGGGGGAAAATGCGACGCGTGGGAGATGCGGAGGGGTTgtggggagcagggagatgctgtGGGTGCGCAGCCTGGCTGCACCCCAAATATGCCCCTGACAgctgggctgctcagagcccgtGTCCAAGGAGTTAACAGCAAGCAGCGGGGGTCACCAGAGCCATGGCCAAGCAGGGCAGCGAGGGGTGAAGAGCTCGGGAAGCGTCTTACGGGGTTTTTCCATTGCCTCACAGCGCCTGGGGAGAGCAGATATCGGGGGATTCGCACTGCGTGCTCCGAACGGGACCTTGGGATTTGTCCTCTGCTGGagggggggatgtggggctggagggaaTGGCTGGGATGTGGGGAGGCTCCTGGGGGAGGCGATGCCGGGAATTGGGGTCGGCGTGGTGCTCTGACCCCAGTGGGGTggttgggatggggatggggagcggggctgctctgcccacagctcGGCTCCATAAAAGGGAACGGCGTGCCGGGAGCTCACGCTGCGGGCAGCGGGGCCGCATGCCGAGCATTGCTGGCAATGCGGGGGGAGCACGGCCGGAGGCTCCCTGTGGGGACCCCCCCCCTcgcccttcccccccccccgggtCCCCCGTGGGCTGCGCAGTGCTCCCAGCTcggggcagcacagcccctccctGGGCTCACGTCCACACCCCGCTgatggctgcagccctggaggCTTTTCAGCTCATTTCTGTCCTATGTCCTCGGGGCTGCTGTGGGGACCAGGCAGGCGTGGGGGGGCCCCAATTCCTGGCGTTGCTGCCCCCCACCTACTGACCATGTCCTCCCCACAGCACCTGCAGCCCTGGAGGGCAGTGGCAGTGTGAGGAACACGCGTGCCTCATGGATGGGGACCTCATCGACGCCGTCAATAGGGGAAATTACGGGTAAGGGCTGTAAGTGACCTAAGGGATGGGAGTGGGGCAGGGGGTGCTTCACCCCTCCGTGCTTTGCGGGTGCCCCGACACCATCCCGTGCTCTGTGCAGGTGGAGAGCAGCCAACTACAGCCAGTTCTGGGGCATGACGCTGGAGGACGGGATGCGCTACCGCCTGGGCACCTTCCGGCCACCCCCCACCGTCATGAACATGAACGAGCTGCACGTGAGTGGGACCCCACAGATCCCATAACCCCCAGCCCCAAAGCCTCCGTGCCGGGCGGGTGCCGCGGGCTGCCCCGCTCTTTGgagacagcagctcagcacattCCCCCTCGCAATCCCTGCGCTGCCAGTGTTGTTTTTGCCCCGTCCCTCCTTGCTGGGTTCCCATCGGAAAGCCGGCCCCATAGCTGCTGAGTCGGCAGAGCCGTGCGAGCGGGATGCCCCCGGGCTGCGGCCACAGCCGGCCCCATGGGGCACCTCCTGCTCACCCCATAGCAGGCTATGGGCGTATAGTGGCGCATCCGTGGTGACACCTCTGTGGGACCTGGTGGTTCCATCCCATGCCGTGCCCAGAACTTGGAGTCCTCCAGCTCCAGGCGGCCCCAGAGGCCGCACCGTGGGGACAGGATGAGCCGAGCGTGCGGCGCACACCCATGGCCACGGCCTTGACTCCCAGCGAGGTTTAATTTTAGCAGCGTTTCCTGCGCTGGGTGCTGTGACCTCCCCAGGAGGGCTGCGCTGTGCGTGGCCCCGAAGAGGAAATGCCGGGCGTGAGTCAGCCCCGGGAGCGGGGGACACAATGAGGGCCCCCACCGCCCCTGCTGGCACCCGGGGCCGGATGCTCCGCGCTGGAGGTGCTGTTGCTGAACCTGAATTTGGCAGAGGTTGAGAGAGAGACAGCTCCTCAGAGCGGCACCGCATCCTGGCCGTGGTGTCTGCTGTGGGGTTGGGGTGCACTGCGTGGTGCTGGGGACCGCAGCTCCGGGGATGCCTTGGAGTGGGGGTCCCCTGCCATGAGGTCGTGTCCCCACAGATGGCCATGGACTCCAATGAGGTGCTGCCCCGCCACTTTGACGCAGCCACCAAGTGGCCCGGGATGATCCACGAGCCCCTGGACCAGGGCAACTGTGCTGGCTCCTGGGCCTTTTCCACAGCAGGTGAGACacgatgggatgggatggggacaggggcTGGATCAGGCACTTGTGGCAGTGGTGGGAGTGGGATGGGACCCTGGGGGGGCTGTCGCCATCCCTGACCGCTGTACTCGTCCCCAGCCGTCGCCTCCGACCGCATCTCCATCCATTCCATGGGGCACATGACGCCCTCCCTGTCGCCCCAAAACCTCCTGTCCTGCGACACACGCaaccagcagggctgcagcggGGGCCGGCTGGATGGAGCCTGGTGGTACCTGCGCAGGAGGGGGTGAGcggggaggggatgggatggcaGTGGTTGTAGGATGGCAGTGGGTACGGGGATGGGGTTGGGATGGTGATGGTGATAGcaatggggatgggatgggaagggagtggggatggggatggggttaAGATAGCAGTGGTGATGGTAATGGTGATGGCAGTGGGATGGTAGTGATGTTGGGATGGCAATGGTGAAGATGATGGGAAGGTGAAGGGGTGGGGGTGTGGATGGCAATTAGATGGTGACAGGGATGGCTATGGGATGTtgatggagatgggatggcGAGTGGGACAGGAATGAGGATAGAGATGGGAATGAGGACGGGGCTGGGTCCAGGTTTCCTGTTCCCTCCTCTCATCCCCATCCCTTGCACAGGGTGGTGACAGACGAGTGCTACCCCTTCACGAGCCAGGAGAGCCAGCCTGTTTCACAGCCCTGCATGATGCACAGCCGCTCCACGGGCCGGGGCAAGCGGCAGGCCACAGCACGCTGCCCCAACCCCCAGACCCACGCCAACGACATCTACCAGTCCACCCCCGCCTACCGCCTGGCCCCCAGCGTGAGCACCTGGGGGAGATCTAGGGAGCAAAAGTGGGGGGAAAAACAGCAGGGGAGGGACGTGATATCAGGGTGGGATGTGGAGCTGCCCCTCCACGCGGCACAGGGGATGTGGTGTCACCCTGCTGGGTGCTATGGGGGCAACAGGTGGGGACCCTGACCCCTGATACCAGCTGGTTCTGTGCTTGCAGGAGAAGGAGATCATGAAGGAGCTGATGGAGAATGGCCCCGTGCAAGGTaaggagcagctggggcactgcactgcacaacTGGGGTCTGTGCCTGggggctgagctgagctgaggggggtgggggggatggGTGCCTCTGGGACAGCTCAGGaccttctccccccccccccccccccccgtcctgctgcttgtgctgcttAATGCTTAACGCAGCCCCAGGGAGCTGCCCGCTGGCACCTGTTGCTCATTAACTTCTCGAAGTTAATCTCTGTCTCGGCAGTtggttttatttgattttattttcttaatccTCCTCCCCCGTGCAGCTGAGCCCTGTCCCGTGTCCCCAGTGTAGCCCTGTGTCCTCTGTGCTCACGCCCTCTGCTCTAGGGgacacagagctcagcacccaTCCCCAACCCCTGTCCCCAACCCCACAGCCATCCTGGAGGTGCACGAGGATTTCTTCTTGTACAAGAGCGGGATCTATCGGCACACACCGGTGGCCGAGGGGAAGGGGCCAAAGCACCAGAGGCACGGCACGCACTCAGTGAAAATCACAGGGTAGGTCGGGGGGGGCTGGggagtgcagagcagcactcGGGGCTGGAGAAATGCTTCCCCTGGGGGAGGAAAGGCGTCCACCTTCCTCGGGGCAGAGTGAGGaaggggggagggaaggaggctgctgggctgcactgcGTGCACTGGGGTTGCAGCCACAAGTGGCAGGAGcgtgctgtgctcagcagtggggctggggatgtgGGATGGAGGCACAGCCCTGTGTACTGGGGCTCGGGAGGGGTCCTGGACCTCCCTAGTGCCACCCCATGGGGTGCCCAGGgtccctgctcactgccctcctgctgcaggtggggtgaggagcagctgcccGATGGCCAGATCCAAAAATACTGGGTGAGTACCGGTGTGATGAGCTCAGTGGGGCTCAGCCTCCTGCTTGGGGGCTGCATCCCGGGGAGGGTACGAGCACCAGAGttggtgctggggagggggtCCAGCGCTGAGTGTCCCCTTTGCAGACTGCGGCCAACTCGTGGGGCAGAGCGTGGGGTGAGGACGGGCACTTCCGCATCGCACGGGGCGTCAACGAGTGTGAGGTGGAGAGCTTCGTGGTGGGCGTCTGGGGCCGTGTCAGCATGGAGGACATGCCCCACAAGTGAGCACCCCGGCACCGCAGCCCCCACGGAGCTGTCCTTGTCCCTGCCCGGCACCGTGCTCCCCCCCCGACCCCATCCCCAGTGGGGGCACCCTGGCTCGGACCCCTCGTCCCGCTGGGTGCTGACACAGCAGCCGGATGCAGTGGGCCGTGCATGGGGCATGGGGCCAGGGCAGGGGGCATCGCGCTGCCTATGGGATAGAGGATTTACACACTAATCCACCCCGGGCTCAGCTGGCTTTATTGGCAGCCGGGGGCCCTTCAAAGGCAGCCACTCCTGCCCTGGGTGTCTGAGTCCCCCTGTCAGGGGCATAAGGCAGGAGGGGCAGTGGGaccccctctcctccccccccctccggcacagcacagctcctgcagccctggatCTGCCCCCAATGGAGCTGGAGGGAGCAAAACAGCACATGGGGGGGAGGTTGGAGGGGTCTATCTGAGCCCCCAGAGATGGAGGAAGtgggggctgggtgctgccagaTGGGGATGTggtccctgcagccccctcccacCCGTCCCTATGGTGCTAAGGCCCCGGTGCAGGGAAACTGCCACCAGCCCTGGGGACTCCAGAGCtcccctgtgtccccatctctgccacagggctgcaggagggatgagagttacccccccccccccccccacgaACCTGGCTGTACTTTTAagattttttgtatttattttgctttttattatttgtaaataaatctCCTGGAAGTCTCCTCCTTCCCATACAGCGctgctccttccccccccccctccccccactgTGCTGTGGGCACGTGGCCCAGCTGCCCAACGAGCCCCATCCTTGGGGGGATCAGCCTGGGCCCCCCCATCCCTGAGCGGGGTCAGAACCTGGAAGGGCTGCACGGGGCCCGATAAGAGCTGCATTGTCCTCTTTCCTGTTTTGCCGGCACGCTGTGACCTCGGCCGCGGGCCGGAGGAGCTGTGGGCACGCGCAGATCCACAGCCAGCACCGGGAGGAGCGCGTGTCAGGTTTTGGAAGAGGGGGATTCCAGGAGGGTTGGGTTTGGGGAGGGTGGCAGCAGCCTCaggggggaggtgggggctgTCCCCAGGCTGGGACCCTTGTGTCGTGCTGCACCACGCCGGGCAGGATGCTCAGCCCTGCCCGTGACACGCTGCCACTGCACACTCATTCCTGTGCTCAGG from Numida meleagris isolate 19003 breed g44 Domestic line chromosome 22, NumMel1.0, whole genome shotgun sequence includes these protein-coding regions:
- the TINAGL1 gene encoding tubulointerstitial nephritis antigen-like, whose translation is MASTALVPWALLCLWLLAAVGTAARARPRRELSPGLYEHGVVDAGGSYCERGDVCCRGRDDGCAVPYLDTICYCDLFCNRTVSDCCPDFWEYCLGIPAPFPKAPGCARSGRIYPSGATFRDNCNLCTCSPGGQWQCEEHACLMDGDLIDAVNRGNYGWRAANYSQFWGMTLEDGMRYRLGTFRPPPTVMNMNELHMAMDSNEVLPRHFDAATKWPGMIHEPLDQGNCAGSWAFSTAAVASDRISIHSMGHMTPSLSPQNLLSCDTRNQQGCSGGRLDGAWWYLRRRGVVTDECYPFTSQESQPVSQPCMMHSRSTGRGKRQATARCPNPQTHANDIYQSTPAYRLAPSEKEIMKELMENGPVQAILEVHEDFFLYKSGIYRHTPVAEGKGPKHQRHGTHSVKITGWGEEQLPDGQIQKYWTAANSWGRAWGEDGHFRIARGVNECEVESFVVGVWGRVSMEDMPHK